A single genomic interval of Rhodopseudomonas palustris harbors:
- the rseP gene encoding RIP metalloprotease RseP, whose translation MADLFLNSFHTLSHGLVGYVVPFLFVLTIVVFFHELGHFLVARWNGVKVLTFSIGFGPEIVGFNDRYGTRWKLSAVPLGGYVKFFGDDSEASTPSGDALSQMSASERAVSFHHKPVGPRAAIVVAGPLANFILAVVLFTFLFSVFGVPNTSARVDGVQPGSAAEAAGFKPGDVVTSINGSAISNFLEMQRFVGAEAGNQLKFTVKRGDSTVDLVATPQLKEIKDRFGNVQRLGILGISRSTAAGEVTTEQVNPAVAFWMGIKETWFVVDRTFSYIGGIFTGREAADQLGGPLRIAQVSGQVATIGFTPLLHLAAVLSISIGLLNLFPVPLLDGGHLLFYGIEAARGRPLSERAQELGFRIGLALVLMLMMFATYNDILHLASS comes from the coding sequence ATGGCCGATCTTTTTCTGAATAGTTTCCACACGTTGAGCCACGGACTGGTGGGGTATGTGGTGCCCTTCCTGTTTGTGCTGACCATCGTGGTGTTCTTCCACGAACTCGGCCATTTCCTGGTGGCGCGCTGGAACGGCGTCAAGGTCCTGACCTTCTCGATAGGCTTCGGTCCGGAGATCGTCGGCTTTAACGACCGCTACGGCACCCGCTGGAAGCTGTCGGCCGTGCCGCTCGGCGGCTACGTCAAGTTCTTCGGTGACGACAGCGAGGCCAGCACGCCATCCGGCGACGCGTTGTCGCAGATGTCGGCGTCCGAGCGGGCGGTCAGTTTCCACCACAAGCCGGTGGGTCCGCGCGCGGCGATCGTGGTCGCCGGCCCATTGGCCAATTTCATCCTGGCGGTGGTGCTGTTCACCTTCCTGTTCAGCGTGTTCGGAGTGCCGAATACCTCCGCGCGTGTCGACGGGGTTCAGCCCGGCAGCGCCGCCGAGGCGGCGGGCTTTAAGCCGGGCGACGTGGTGACGTCGATCAACGGCAGTGCGATCAGCAACTTCCTTGAGATGCAGCGTTTCGTCGGCGCCGAAGCCGGTAACCAGCTCAAATTTACCGTTAAGCGCGGCGATTCGACCGTCGATCTGGTGGCGACGCCCCAGCTCAAGGAGATCAAGGACCGCTTCGGCAACGTCCAGCGGCTCGGCATTCTGGGCATCAGCCGCTCGACCGCGGCAGGCGAGGTGACCACCGAGCAAGTTAATCCGGCGGTGGCGTTCTGGATGGGGATTAAGGAGACGTGGTTCGTCGTCGACCGGACGTTCTCCTATATCGGCGGTATTTTCACTGGCCGGGAAGCGGCTGACCAGCTCGGCGGCCCGCTGCGCATTGCCCAAGTCTCAGGGCAGGTGGCCACAATCGGCTTTACCCCGCTGCTGCATCTGGCAGCGGTGCTGTCGATCTCGATCGGCCTGTTGAACCTGTTCCCGGTTCCGTTGCTGGATGGCGGGCACCTCTTGTTCTATGGAATCGAAGCCGCGCGCGGCCGGCCGCTGTCGGAGCGGGCGCAGGAGCTGGGGTTCCGGATCGGGCTGGCCTTGGTGCTGATGTTGATGATGTTTGCGACCTACAACGACATCCTGCATCTGGCGTCGTCGTGA
- the gltA gene encoding citrate synthase, producing the protein MDATTNNKTATLTVGNKNFDLPVLTGTVGPDVIDIGKLYAQTGMFTYDPGFTSTASCQSKITYIDGDAGVLEYRGYPIEQLAEKGDFLETCYLLLYGELPTKAQKEDFDYRVTRHNMVHEQMARFFQGFRRDAHPMAVMVASVGALAAFYHDSTDINDPTQRMVASIRMIAKVPTLAAMAYKYSVGQPFIYPKNTLSYAANFLRMCFATPCEEYVVNPVLANALDKIFTLHADHEQNASTSTVRIAGSSGANPFACIAAGIACLWGPAHGGANEAALAMLKEIGTVENIPDFIAKVKDKSSSVRLMGFGHRVYKNYDPRAKIMQQVCHEVLAETGHHGDPLLKVAMELEKIALSDQYFIDRKLYPNVDFYSGITLKAMGFPTDMFTVLFAVARTVGWISQWSEMIEDPQQKIGRPRQLFTGATTRNYVEIGKRG; encoded by the coding sequence ATGGACGCAACGACCAACAACAAAACGGCAACGCTGACGGTTGGAAACAAGAACTTCGATCTTCCGGTGCTCACCGGGACAGTCGGTCCCGACGTCATCGACATCGGCAAGCTCTACGCGCAGACCGGAATGTTCACCTACGATCCGGGCTTCACGTCGACGGCGAGCTGCCAGTCCAAAATCACTTACATCGACGGCGACGCAGGCGTTCTCGAGTATCGCGGTTACCCGATTGAACAGCTCGCCGAAAAAGGCGACTTCCTAGAAACTTGCTATCTCTTGCTGTACGGCGAACTGCCGACCAAGGCGCAGAAGGAAGATTTCGACTACCGCGTCACCCGCCACAACATGGTTCACGAGCAGATGGCCCGGTTCTTCCAGGGCTTCCGTCGTGACGCGCATCCGATGGCGGTGATGGTGGCTTCGGTCGGCGCGCTCGCCGCATTCTACCACGACTCCACCGACATTAACGATCCGACCCAGCGGATGGTCGCTTCGATCCGGATGATCGCGAAGGTCCCGACGCTGGCCGCGATGGCCTACAAGTACTCGGTCGGCCAGCCCTTCATCTATCCGAAGAACACGCTCAGCTACGCAGCGAACTTCCTGCGGATGTGCTTCGCGACTCCGTGCGAGGAATACGTCGTCAATCCGGTGCTGGCGAACGCGCTCGACAAGATCTTCACGCTGCACGCGGACCACGAGCAGAACGCCTCGACCTCGACCGTGCGCATCGCCGGCTCGTCGGGTGCCAATCCGTTCGCCTGTATCGCGGCGGGTATCGCCTGCCTGTGGGGCCCGGCTCATGGCGGTGCCAACGAAGCGGCGCTGGCGATGCTGAAGGAGATCGGTACCGTCGAGAACATCCCGGACTTCATCGCCAAGGTGAAGGACAAGAGCTCGTCGGTGCGGCTGATGGGCTTCGGCCACCGCGTCTATAAGAACTACGATCCGCGCGCCAAGATCATGCAGCAGGTCTGCCACGAAGTGCTGGCCGAAACCGGCCATCACGGCGACCCGCTGCTCAAGGTGGCGATGGAGCTCGAGAAAATCGCGCTCAGCGATCAGTACTTCATTGACCGCAAGTTGTACCCGAACGTCGACTTCTATTCGGGCATCACGCTGAAGGCGATGGGCTTCCCGACCGACATGTTCACCGTGCTGTTCGCGGTCGCCCGCACTGTCGGCTGGATCAGCCAGTGGAGCGAGATGATCGAGGACCCGCAGCAGAAGATCGGCCGTCCGCGCCAGCTCTTCACCGGTGCGACCACCCGCAACTACGTCGAGATCGGCAAGCGCGGCTGA
- the lpxD gene encoding UDP-3-O-(3-hydroxymyristoyl)glucosamine N-acyltransferase, giving the protein MASTSFFPPRPSSTLAEIASLTKATLVDASYAEHRITGLASLDEAGPMHLSFFENLRYSDELANTRAGACLVSERFEGRVPSHVAVLRARRPFHAFVAYARHLYSDALRPHTGVGAPGIAPTAVIHETAKLEDEVTVEPLAVIGPDVEIGSGTVIGAGAVIAAGVKIGRDCDIGAGSHLQHALIGNNVLMHPGCHIGQDGFGFIFAGQHTKVPQTGRVIIQHDVELGAGTTIDRGSLRDTVIGEGTKIDNQVQIGHNVTIGRHCVIAAKCGLAGSLTLGDNVALGAMVGINNHVVIGDGAQVAAMSGVKDSIPAGERWGGIFARPTRTWFREMLAVRRLAEGSGAETAARPDDDRDEGRG; this is encoded by the coding sequence ATGGCATCCACGTCGTTTTTCCCGCCGCGTCCTTCGTCGACCCTGGCCGAGATCGCCAGCCTGACGAAAGCAACGCTGGTTGATGCTTCGTACGCGGAGCATCGCATCACCGGACTGGCCTCGCTCGACGAGGCCGGCCCCATGCACTTGAGCTTTTTCGAGAATCTCCGTTACTCGGATGAACTCGCGAACACGCGAGCGGGCGCTTGCCTTGTTAGCGAGCGGTTCGAGGGCAGGGTGCCCTCACACGTTGCTGTGCTGCGCGCGCGTCGTCCGTTCCACGCCTTTGTGGCCTACGCCCGGCATCTCTATTCCGATGCGTTGCGTCCGCACACCGGCGTTGGAGCGCCTGGCATCGCGCCGACGGCCGTGATCCACGAGACCGCCAAGCTCGAAGACGAGGTCACGGTCGAGCCGCTGGCGGTGATCGGCCCCGACGTCGAGATCGGTTCGGGCACGGTGATCGGGGCGGGCGCGGTGATCGCTGCCGGCGTCAAGATCGGTCGCGATTGCGATATCGGTGCCGGCAGCCATCTGCAGCACGCGCTGATCGGCAACAACGTTCTGATGCATCCGGGCTGCCATATCGGCCAGGACGGCTTCGGCTTCATTTTCGCCGGTCAGCACACCAAGGTGCCGCAGACCGGACGGGTGATCATCCAACACGATGTCGAGCTCGGCGCCGGGACCACGATCGATCGCGGGTCGCTGCGTGACACCGTGATCGGCGAGGGTACCAAGATCGACAATCAGGTTCAGATCGGCCACAACGTAACAATTGGTCGACATTGCGTGATCGCCGCCAAATGCGGTCTTGCCGGCAGCCTGACGCTGGGCGACAACGTCGCGCTCGGCGCCATGGTCGGCATCAACAATCATGTGGTGATCGGCGACGGCGCCCAGGTGGCGGCGATGTCCGGGGTGAAGGACAGTATTCCCGCGGGTGAGCGCTGGGGCGGCATCTTCGCGCGGCCGACCAGAACATGGTTCCGGGAAATGCTCGCGGTACGGCGGCTCGCTGAAGGCAGCGGAGCCGAGACGGCGGCAAGACCCGACGACGACAGGGATGAAGGACGGGGGTGA
- a CDS encoding nucleoside deaminase: MKKTKIESASALDTLFASVTVVHRRNFLATGAAAFGAAVLPAGATVADAKPALATAPTEQDRRYMTQAIELMRKAGVVEKTGGAFGAVIVRDGEVLSATGNSVLRDNDPSAHAEVNAIRAACKKVGAPNLRGATMYTSCECCPMCYATAYWARLDRIFYAASWTDYADLFDDSNIGADMKKPYAKRQVKIAQMMRGDAQKVWNEFRALPDRARY, translated from the coding sequence ATGAAGAAAACCAAAATCGAGTCTGCCTCGGCGCTTGATACGCTGTTCGCGTCGGTGACCGTCGTTCACCGCAGGAATTTTCTCGCAACCGGCGCTGCTGCCTTCGGTGCGGCTGTATTGCCTGCCGGGGCGACGGTTGCGGATGCTAAGCCTGCACTGGCCACGGCGCCGACGGAGCAAGATCGTCGCTACATGACGCAGGCCATCGAATTGATGCGCAAGGCAGGTGTGGTCGAAAAGACAGGTGGCGCGTTCGGGGCCGTGATCGTGCGTGATGGCGAAGTACTCTCGGCGACCGGCAACAGTGTGCTGCGCGACAACGATCCGTCCGCCCACGCCGAAGTCAATGCGATCCGCGCCGCGTGCAAGAAGGTTGGCGCGCCGAACCTGCGCGGCGCAACGATGTACACAAGCTGCGAATGCTGTCCGATGTGCTACGCCACCGCTTACTGGGCGCGGCTCGATCGGATCTTCTACGCGGCGTCGTGGACCGACTATGCGGACTTGTTCGACGATTCCAATATCGGCGCTGACATGAAGAAGCCCTACGCAAAACGCCAGGTTAAGATCGCGCAGATGATGCGCGGCGATGCGCAGAAGGTCTGGAATGAGTTCCGCGCGCTGCCGGATCGGGCTCGCTACTGA
- the bamA gene encoding outer membrane protein assembly factor BamA, whose product MKVGMRVLRGVVGAALVFFAVPVATTAVGVVMASPAAAQSASSIAVEGNRRVEAETIRSYFKPGPGGRLDQGSIDDGLKALIETGLFQDVRINQAGGRLVVSVVENPVIGRLAFEGNKKIKDEQLSAEIQSKPRGTLSRPMVQGDALRIAEIYRRSGRYDVRVDPQIIEQPNNRVDLVFVITEGPKTGVKSIEFVGNKAYSSYRLKDVIKTRESNLLSFLGNGDVYDPDRVEADRDLIRRFYLKHGFADVQVVAALTEYDPERKGFLVTFKIEEGQQYRVGSVTFESAIPTLDGNSMRSFSRVNVGSLYNAEALEKSVEEMQIELSRRGYAFATVRPRGDRNFDEHTVSIVFSIEEGPRVYIERINVVGNTRTRDYVIRREFDISEGDAYNRALVDRAERRLKNLDFFKTVKITTEPGSSSDRVILVVNLEEKSTGDFSVSGGYSTSDGALGEVSVSERNFLGRGIFAKASVQYGQYARGYSLSFVEPYLLDYRVALGLDLYQREQLANRYISYSTKTLGFSPRLGFALREDLSLQIRYSLYRQEITLPSYLNNCNNIPGPGFFPTPQYIAANNLQATYGVLGCYGDGEASLPVRIGLAGGAYWTSSLGYTLTYNTLDNIKNPTDGLLVDLRQDFAGVGGDVKFIKTAFDAKYYTSLVSDLVGLIHLQAGNLSTYGGNQLRMLDHFQMGSNLVRGFAPNGIGPRDIGQYALYGYGGDALGGTNYWGASVELQMPFWFLPKEVGLKGAVYADAGSLFDYKGPTSWSVTGEVNTPGCIPASQTTIGTCSGLNYDDTNLVRTSVGVGLIWASPFGPLRFDYAIPITKGKYDRVQEFKFGGGTSF is encoded by the coding sequence ATGAAAGTTGGAATGCGAGTGTTGCGGGGGGTAGTCGGTGCCGCCCTGGTGTTTTTCGCCGTACCGGTCGCCACGACGGCGGTCGGGGTGGTGATGGCGTCTCCTGCCGCCGCCCAATCCGCTTCGTCGATCGCGGTCGAGGGCAACCGGCGGGTCGAGGCTGAGACCATTCGCTCCTATTTCAAGCCGGGTCCGGGCGGGCGGCTCGACCAAGGCTCGATCGATGATGGCCTCAAGGCGCTGATCGAGACTGGTTTGTTCCAGGACGTTCGCATCAATCAGGCGGGCGGGCGGCTGGTCGTCAGCGTCGTCGAAAACCCGGTGATCGGTCGCCTCGCATTCGAGGGCAATAAGAAGATCAAGGACGAGCAGCTCTCGGCTGAAATTCAGTCGAAGCCTCGCGGCACGCTGTCCCGCCCGATGGTGCAGGGCGACGCGCTGCGGATCGCCGAGATCTATCGCCGCTCTGGCCGCTACGACGTCCGCGTCGACCCGCAGATCATTGAACAGCCGAACAACCGCGTCGACCTGGTGTTCGTGATCACCGAAGGTCCGAAGACCGGTGTGAAGTCGATCGAGTTCGTCGGCAACAAGGCCTATTCGTCCTATCGTCTGAAGGACGTGATCAAGACCCGCGAGAGCAACCTGCTCAGCTTCCTCGGCAACGGTGACGTGTACGATCCGGACCGGGTCGAGGCAGATCGCGACCTGATACGCCGCTTCTACCTGAAGCACGGCTTCGCCGATGTGCAGGTGGTGGCCGCGCTGACCGAATACGATCCGGAGCGAAAGGGCTTCCTGGTCACCTTCAAGATCGAGGAAGGCCAGCAGTACCGCGTCGGTTCGGTGACCTTCGAATCCGCCATTCCGACCCTCGACGGAAACTCGATGCGCAGCTTCTCGCGCGTCAATGTCGGCTCGCTCTACAACGCCGAGGCGTTGGAGAAGTCGGTCGAAGAGATGCAGATCGAGCTGTCGCGTCGCGGCTACGCGTTCGCGACCGTGCGTCCGCGCGGTGACCGCAATTTCGACGAGCATACCGTTTCGATCGTGTTCTCGATCGAAGAGGGGCCGCGCGTCTACATCGAGCGCATCAACGTCGTCGGCAACACCCGGACCCGCGATTACGTGATCCGTCGTGAGTTCGATATCTCCGAAGGCGATGCCTACAACCGTGCGCTGGTTGATCGCGCCGAGCGCCGCCTGAAGAACCTCGACTTCTTCAAGACCGTGAAGATCACCACCGAGCCGGGCTCTTCGAGCGACCGGGTCATCCTGGTGGTCAACCTCGAAGAAAAGTCGACCGGCGACTTCTCGGTTTCGGGTGGTTACTCGACCAGCGACGGTGCGCTGGGCGAAGTCTCGGTCTCGGAACGCAACTTCCTCGGCCGCGGCATCTTCGCCAAGGCGTCGGTGCAGTACGGTCAGTACGCCCGGGGCTACTCGCTGTCGTTCGTCGAGCCGTATCTGCTCGACTACCGCGTGGCGCTCGGCCTCGACCTGTATCAGCGCGAACAGCTCGCCAACCGCTACATCTCGTACTCGACCAAGACGCTCGGCTTCAGCCCGCGCCTCGGCTTCGCGCTGCGGGAAGATCTGTCGCTGCAGATCCGTTACTCGCTGTACCGGCAGGAAATTACGCTGCCGTCGTACCTGAACAATTGTAACAACATTCCGGGCCCGGGCTTCTTCCCGACGCCGCAGTACATCGCCGCCAATAACCTGCAGGCCACCTACGGCGTGCTCGGTTGCTACGGCGACGGCGAAGCCTCGCTGCCGGTCCGCATCGGTCTGGCTGGCGGTGCCTACTGGACCTCGTCGCTCGGCTATACGTTGACCTATAACACCCTCGACAACATCAAGAACCCGACCGACGGTCTGCTCGTCGACCTGCGTCAGGACTTCGCTGGTGTCGGCGGCGACGTGAAGTTCATCAAGACCGCGTTCGACGCCAAGTACTACACCTCGCTGGTGTCGGACTTGGTCGGCTTGATCCACCTGCAGGCTGGTAACCTGAGCACTTATGGCGGCAACCAGCTGCGGATGCTCGACCACTTCCAGATGGGTTCGAACCTGGTTCGCGGCTTTGCTCCGAACGGTATCGGTCCGCGCGACATCGGCCAGTATGCGCTGTACGGCTACGGCGGCGACGCCCTCGGCGGCACCAACTACTGGGGCGCGTCGGTCGAGTTGCAGATGCCGTTCTGGTTCCTGCCGAAGGAAGTCGGGCTCAAGGGCGCCGTCTATGCCGACGCCGGTTCGCTGTTCGACTACAAGGGCCCGACGTCGTGGTCGGTCACCGGCGAAGTCAACACGCCCGGCTGTATCCCTGCGAGCCAGACCACGATCGGCACCTGCTCGGGTCTGAACTACGACGACACCAACCTCGTCCGCACCTCGGTTGGTGTCGGCCTGATCTGGGCGTCGCCGTTCGGTCCGCTGCGCTTCGACTACGCGATCCCGATCACCAAGGGTAAGTACGACCGCGTTCAGGAGTTCAAGTTCGGCGGCGGGACCTCGTTCTAA
- the lpxB gene encoding lipid-A-disaccharide synthase — MSGAAKTGDRVRTVYLIATEESGDRLGAALMRELRARLGSKVRFAGVGGHCMAGEGLASLFPIEELSIIGFAAVVQRLPMILKLIRRAVDAALTAKPDILVIIDSPDFTHRVARRVRQRDPSIPIVDYVSPTVWAWRPGRARAMLGYVDHVLALLPFEPAEYRRLQGPPCSYVGHPLTEQFGSLRPDAAEQARREASPPVLLVLPGSRRSEVRHHAAAFGDTLARLKHEGVAFEAVLPTTPHLEGLVRAAVASWEVQPRIVVGEQDKRGAFRIAHAALAKSGTVTLELAIAGVPMVTAYRAGSVEIWIARRVVRPGTVILANLVMGDDVIPEFIQEDCVPDKLVPAVRDLLGNTPARRRQLAGFAKIDDILSTGEQTPSGRAADIVLDVMRHA; from the coding sequence ATGAGCGGCGCTGCAAAGACCGGGGATCGCGTACGGACGGTCTATCTGATTGCGACTGAAGAGTCGGGGGATCGGCTCGGCGCCGCGCTGATGCGCGAACTGAGGGCGCGGCTCGGATCGAAGGTCCGGTTCGCCGGTGTCGGCGGCCACTGCATGGCCGGCGAGGGGCTGGCATCGCTATTTCCGATCGAGGAGCTGTCGATCATCGGCTTCGCTGCCGTGGTGCAGCGGCTGCCGATGATCCTGAAGCTGATCCGCCGTGCGGTCGACGCGGCGCTGACGGCCAAGCCCGACATCCTGGTGATCATCGACAGCCCCGACTTCACCCACCGCGTGGCGCGCCGGGTCCGGCAGCGCGATCCGTCGATTCCGATCGTCGACTACGTCTCGCCGACGGTGTGGGCGTGGCGGCCGGGACGGGCGCGGGCGATGCTCGGCTATGTCGATCACGTGCTGGCCCTGCTGCCGTTCGAGCCGGCGGAGTATCGCCGGCTGCAGGGCCCGCCATGCAGCTATGTCGGCCATCCGCTCACCGAGCAGTTCGGCTCGTTACGACCTGACGCAGCCGAGCAGGCGCGCCGCGAGGCGTCCCCGCCGGTGCTCTTGGTTCTCCCGGGCAGCCGGCGCAGCGAAGTGCGCCATCACGCTGCTGCGTTCGGCGACACGCTGGCGCGGCTGAAGCACGAGGGCGTCGCATTCGAAGCTGTATTGCCGACCACGCCGCATCTGGAAGGGCTGGTCCGGGCCGCGGTTGCGTCCTGGGAGGTGCAGCCACGGATCGTCGTCGGCGAACAGGACAAACGCGGCGCGTTCAGGATCGCGCATGCGGCGCTAGCAAAATCGGGCACGGTGACGCTGGAGCTCGCGATCGCTGGCGTGCCGATGGTGACGGCGTATCGGGCCGGCAGCGTCGAGATCTGGATCGCGCGGCGCGTGGTCCGTCCCGGCACCGTGATCCTCGCCAATCTGGTGATGGGTGACGATGTGATCCCGGAGTTCATCCAGGAAGATTGCGTGCCCGACAAGCTCGTCCCGGCGGTGCGCGACCTGCTCGGCAACACGCCGGCGCGGCGGCGCCAGCTCGCGGGCTTTGCGAAGATCGACGACATCCTGTCGACCGGCGAGCAGACGCCGAGCGGACGTGCGGCCGATATTGTGCTGGACGTGATGCGCCACGCCTGA
- the fabZ gene encoding 3-hydroxyacyl-ACP dehydratase FabZ, giving the protein MESPIRFENVDINTILKTLPHRFPFLLIDRVINIREDYSGIGIKNVTVNEPAFQGHFPERPVYPGVLMIEGMAQTAGVIGILSVTGTEKPRAVYFLTIDKCKFRKPVMPGDTVEYHLTRTGRRKTMWWFHGEAKVDGQIVAEADVGAMLAD; this is encoded by the coding sequence ATGGAATCGCCGATTCGCTTTGAGAACGTTGACATCAACACCATCCTCAAGACCCTGCCGCACCGTTTTCCGTTTCTGCTGATCGATCGGGTGATCAACATCCGCGAGGACTACAGCGGCATCGGCATCAAGAACGTCACCGTCAACGAGCCGGCGTTCCAGGGCCACTTCCCGGAGCGACCGGTGTATCCCGGCGTTCTAATGATTGAGGGCATGGCCCAGACCGCGGGCGTGATCGGCATCCTGTCGGTCACCGGTACCGAGAAGCCGCGCGCGGTGTATTTCCTGACCATCGACAAGTGCAAGTTCCGCAAGCCGGTGATGCCGGGCGATACCGTGGAGTATCACCTGACCCGCACCGGGCGGCGCAAGACGATGTGGTGGTTTCACGGCGAGGCCAAGGTCGACGGTCAGATCGTGGCGGAAGCCGATGTCGGCGCAATGCTGGCAGATTGA
- the lpxA gene encoding acyl-ACP--UDP-N-acetylglucosamine O-acyltransferase, which translates to MSTIDPTARIEDGAVICDDVTIGPFCTIGPHVSIGAGTTLIGHVNVTGHTTIGEGCTIHPFASLGGAPQSTGYKGEPTTLIIGNACTIRENVTMNTGTVGGGGVTRVGDRGFFMAASHVGHDCIVGNDVIFANAATLGGHCEIGDFTFIGGMTVLQQFTRVGPQVMIGGMSGLRTHVIPYALANGIYAKLAGLNIVGMRRRKFTKERLAIVRSFFNDLFYSSGPLAERLERVRPRTAEDPAIAEIVAFIDDIKGRGGRGQRVALCMAREGGAAVNDGDDA; encoded by the coding sequence ATGAGCACAATTGATCCGACTGCGCGTATCGAAGACGGCGCCGTCATCTGCGACGACGTTACCATCGGGCCGTTCTGCACCATTGGCCCGCACGTCAGCATCGGCGCCGGTACGACGCTGATCGGCCATGTCAACGTCACCGGCCATACCACCATCGGTGAAGGCTGCACGATCCATCCGTTCGCCTCGCTGGGCGGCGCGCCGCAGTCGACCGGCTACAAGGGCGAGCCGACCACGCTGATCATCGGCAACGCCTGCACCATCCGCGAAAACGTGACGATGAACACCGGCACGGTCGGCGGTGGCGGCGTCACGCGCGTCGGCGACCGCGGGTTCTTCATGGCGGCGAGCCATGTCGGCCACGACTGTATCGTCGGCAATGACGTGATCTTCGCCAATGCCGCCACCCTCGGCGGTCATTGCGAGATCGGGGATTTCACCTTTATCGGCGGCATGACTGTGCTGCAGCAGTTCACCCGGGTCGGCCCCCAGGTGATGATTGGCGGTATGAGCGGGCTGCGCACCCACGTCATTCCGTACGCGCTCGCCAACGGCATCTATGCGAAGCTCGCCGGGTTGAATATCGTCGGCATGCGCCGGCGGAAGTTCACCAAGGAGCGGCTCGCGATTGTGCGCTCGTTCTTCAACGACCTGTTCTATAGCAGCGGCCCCCTGGCCGAACGGCTCGAACGGGTGCGTCCGCGCACGGCGGAAGATCCGGCGATTGCCGAGATCGTCGCGTTCATCGACGACATCAAGGGCCGCGGCGGCCGCGGCCAGCGTGTCGCGCTGTGCATGGCGCGTGAGGGCGGTGCGGCCGTCAATGACGGTGACGACGCCTGA
- a CDS encoding LpxI family protein, giving the protein MTDPSLQIGAPVGIIAGGGTLPFAVADSLAARGLTPVLFALKGSCDPERVTAYRHHWLRMGAFGRLLRLLRDEGCRDLVFIGSLVRPALSDMRLDWGAIKVLPAVLAAYRGGDDHLLTGVGRLFERHGFRLLGLKDVATDLLMPEGCLTRAAPDAGVEADIAKGRAVLAALSPFDIGQGCVVIDGHVVAVEDTGGTDELLRRVAQLRDSRRIRAKPGHGVLVKAPKTGQDLRFDLPALGPKTIEGLITAQLGGVAVVAGHTVVAEPQEMIAAADKAGVFAVGMPA; this is encoded by the coding sequence ATGACCGATCCATCACTGCAGATTGGCGCGCCCGTCGGCATCATCGCCGGCGGCGGCACGCTGCCATTCGCGGTTGCCGACTCGCTCGCGGCGCGCGGCCTGACGCCGGTGCTGTTCGCGCTAAAGGGAAGCTGCGACCCCGAGCGTGTCACCGCGTACCGGCATCACTGGCTCCGGATGGGAGCTTTCGGCAGACTGCTGCGGCTGCTACGCGACGAGGGGTGCCGCGACCTGGTGTTCATCGGCTCGTTGGTGCGGCCGGCGCTGTCGGACATGCGGCTCGACTGGGGCGCGATCAAGGTGCTGCCGGCGGTGCTCGCGGCCTATCGGGGCGGTGACGATCACCTTCTGACCGGCGTCGGCCGGCTGTTCGAGCGCCACGGCTTCCGCTTGCTCGGCCTGAAGGATGTGGCCACCGACCTGCTGATGCCCGAGGGCTGTCTCACTCGTGCTGCGCCGGATGCTGGCGTTGAAGCCGATATCGCCAAAGGGCGCGCGGTGCTGGCGGCACTCAGCCCATTCGACATCGGCCAGGGCTGCGTCGTGATCGATGGTCACGTCGTGGCTGTCGAAGACACCGGCGGCACTGACGAGCTGCTGCGACGAGTAGCGCAGCTCCGCGACAGCCGGCGAATCCGGGCCAAGCCGGGACATGGCGTGCTGGTGAAGGCGCCCAAGACCGGTCAGGACCTGCGCTTCGATCTGCCTGCGCTCGGACCGAAAACCATCGAAGGACTGATCACCGCGCAGCTCGGCGGTGTTGCCGTGGTGGCCGGGCATACCGTCGTGGCCGAGCCGCAGGAGATGATCGCGGCTGCCGACAAGGCCGGCGTGTTCGCGGTCGGGATGCCGGCATGA